The genomic DNA taccatccatacacaagccgcgcaaaggagaaggagctagcactcatattccgctctccttgccaacagacccgtgctgcgtatcacgagttagaggccggacgcttggacggctcgaatccgcgaacgactcgataatctaaaggttagatttatttatttgtttgtgaatgatttaattttgacgttgatccaatcgccgggatcggggtaagttcaaaaattttgaactacgctgtttgccccgtaatgatcttgctttactttcacctCAATCATATCCAAGACAATGAAACCAACTAGGAATATGAATTTGTCTATCTTTACCAAaacatcttccacaatacctTTTGGATGCTTGATCGATCTATCTGCGAGCTGCAAAGTGATTGTGGTAAGCTTTGGTTCTCCTAAACCTACTTTCCTGAAAATAGTTAAAGGCATGAGATTAATACTAGCTCCtaaatcacataaaactttatcaaaacAAATATCACCAATAATACAAGGGATGGTAAAACTCCATGGATCCTTAAGCTTTTGTGGCAACTTGTTTTGCACAATGGCAGAGCATTCTTCACTTAGCTTGATTGTCTCAAATTCTGCTAACTTCCTCTTGTTAGCTAAAATCTCTTTTAAGAACTTGGCATAACTAGGGACTTGTGTGATAGCATCtacaaatggaatattgatgTGCAACTTCTTTAACATCTCAAAGAACTTGGCGAATTGTTGATTTTGGTGTTGCTTGAGTCTTCGAGGGAAAGGCAATGGTGGCACGTATGGCTTGACATTAGGATTtgaaaacttgatttttggtgaCCATTCATACTCACATTTAGCTTTCATCTGGTTTGGCCTTCTTTGTGTTGTCTCAGCTTCTTTTAGTTTGGTCTCATAAGATTCCCTTGGTGGAAGTACTTCTCCTTGGATCATCCCCTCTTGCTTTCTCATAGGTTCAATTGCTATAGGTGGATCTTGTAATTCCTGTCCACTCCTTAGCATGATAGCATTGGCCTCCTCTCTTGGATTGGTCTCTGTGTTGCTTGGTAGAGAGCCTTGGGGCCTAGAAGAAAGCATCTTGGCAATCTTCCCAACCTGTACCTCCAAGTTTCGAATAGATGCCTCCTGGTTCTGAAATTTGGTTTCCATACCTTGGAATCTTGTCTCAGCAGTATTTACGAACTTGGTCATCAACTCATCCAAGCTTGGTTTCTTCTCTTGTTATGGCTGGAATCCAGAAGGTGCTTGATGGTTTATGGCATTATGATTGCTCCATGAGAGATTAGGGTGGTTGCGCCATCTTGGATTGTAAACATTGCTATATGGATTATGTTGCTGACGATGGAAATTCTCTACAAAGTTGGTAGATTCTGACACATTTACAAAAGTATTCCCCATTTGGCACTCTACTGAATCGTGTCCTACCTCTCCACATAAGTCACAAGTGATGCTCCTGGTAGGCATGGATGGATTGCATAAATTGTCCAACTTTGTATTAAGGGCGGCCACTTAAGTGGATAAAGCACTGATGTTGCTCACTTCATGTCCTATAATCGGTCTCCTCATTGGTAACCTGTCAGTTTGCCATTGATAACTGTTGGATGCCATTTCATCCAACAACTCATAAGCTTCATCAGGTGTCTTCCTCATAATGGTACCTCCTGCAGCTGCATCAATCATAGAACGATTAGTAGAAGATAATCGATTATAGAAAGTTTGTACCTGAAGCCACACGGGTAATTGGTGGTGTGGACATTTCCTTAACAACTCCTTGAAGCGGTCCCAGGCTTCATACAATGTCTCCATCTCATACTGCACAAAAGTAGTGATATCATTTCGCATCTTTGCAATTTTTGATGGTGGGAAGTACTTAGCTAGAAACTTCTAGGCCATGACATCCCATGTGGTGATAGAACCTGGTGGAAGTGAACTCAACCATGCTTTCGCCTTGTCTCTCAATGAGAATAGGAACAATCTTAGGCATATAGCATCATCAGAGACTCTGTTATGCTTGAAAGTATCACAAATCTCCAAGAAGTTGGCGATGTGTGCGTTTGGGTCATCATTAACGAAGCCACCAAATTGAACCGTGGCTTGCATCATTTGGATGATTGCTGGCTTGATCTCAAAGTTGTTAGCTTGTACTGTCGGCCTAGGAATACTCGAGGTAATGCCATTAACGGAAGGTGATGCATAATCCCTCAATAACCTCTGGGCTTCTATATTTTGATCTTCTGCTTCCATAATCTCTCTTTGTTGGTTATTCAATCTATGaaatattctttcaattttCGGATCAAATTCTATCAACTCAGATTTTCTAGCATGGCTCATCCATGAGATCcacctaaaaataaataaataaataaataaataaaataaatgaatgaataaaataaataaaaaaactataaaattaaataacagaaaCTGATTCCAGATTAAAGTAAGAATTGCAAATCTCAATATTGTTAACAAATGGTCCccagcaacggcgccaaaaacttgatgtGCCTAAAATGCAATGACAAGTGCACCAGTCGATCAAATGATAGAGTGAATGAgtaaagtatcgttcccacgggGACTGTCGAAACAAGTACCGAAACGGAGCAATCCTGTtctttatctagaaaaatcgaattagagataatatccactaactataaaataaagacaaaataaagtaagaagaaTACAACgtattgaaaatagaaaaataaagaacaatcgAACAGGTTAAAACACTCCcactattttaatcaaatcttaacaccctcaaaataagatttggaaagcttaaatacataggctttCTAGTGGGCTTGAGACCCAATTAGAATTACCATAAACTCGAATAATATCGAAgctcttatagtaattttaaaaggTAGGCAACTCTTACCAATTACATCTCATGCAACCCTCAAACTATTTTGCCTCATATTTGTATAAACTCAAATACTATTGAAGCTCTTATGCAAAACATGTTAAGTCAAACCATCATCAATCACAAGTGTGACAAATAGAGATACCCCCAAATAATATTGACGATAGTATTTCTACTTATCACCTAATGTACATCAACATGTGTAACATATAATATAGATTGCCATACTTAGTATGCCCCAAATGATATTGGTGATACATATTAAACATGAAAACCTAATATTATATGCCAATGATGGAAGGCTATGGAGAAATTAAACTCTTTTGATTTCCCCGTTCATGACTTAAAATTCAttcttaaaacaattttaagcGAGGGGTTTTAATCtatcatatatatcatattacatGCATTTAACACATTGCATAATCAATTCATCATAAGCATGCATCTAATACacaatgatatcaacatgttATAAGCATGTATCTTAAAATCAATAAAACCATCTCAAGCAATGAAGATAGCAATTGAAGACAAGTTAAAAGGACATGTAAACAAGACAATTTTCAGCTTTTGCATATCTTATGCACATAACAAATTATGTTCCACCCTTTACGGGGGTTCGGGGGCAACGCCCCCGACGGGGTCGAGCTGCCGTCAATATGTATATCATATCAGAAACCCTTGCCATCAATATGTATATCAACATAATGCTGTTCATTTAATATCATATCAAAAACAATTGCTGTTCTTTGTTGTTCGTTTTAGATCATATCAGAAACGATTGCTGCTAGCAAACTGTTTGAACACATACTGATTATATCAAACAATAAACAAGAACTAATCGCATCAACATTGCTATTCTTTTTGATTATATCTGGATGCTTCTATTCAATCAGATCATTATCTCGTACTGATCATATCAGAATAGATAATGAACTGTTCGAACAGATGATATCAAAAACAGATCCAAAACTGGTCTCAGTTTGATCATATCAAACCGATTCTTTTGAACATGCTGTTCTATAACATGACCCCATAATCTGAATCGGTTTTAATCTTATTTCAAATCGATTACAGATGCTTTTTAACCCTTGCAAATAAACAGATTCGTAGCATGATGGAAAACAGCAAAATAATGGCAGATTTTTACCGTTTCTTTATATCAGTTTCATATCATATTAAAATCGATCACTAAACTTAATAATCTACCATCTAAGCATGCTGTTTCATACATCAACAGACCATCTATAAATGACGGAATCGATGATAAATATTGATTTGTTACTACTGTTCTTGATTCATCAAAACATGGCAGATTTAAAACAAAACAGATTCGTTTTTGCCATAATCAaagatcaaatcaaatatacagACTAACAAAATCATCAAAGGTTTGAGATAACctgactctgataccattgttaggaaccgggcaaccgtgaagatatgattctgccttgattgatctgtagagccgcaaacacgaactcctccaagtcggtccacacgatcggccgtttccacgaacgtcttgagtaatgctagtaaccctaggcgcctccaatgagagatccaaATTTCTCTTcgtttttccagcttcttaagtggcctatttatagagtaaaaaccctaattatgcctttggaaaaaccctaaacgatttaggtctggcccataatcatattgggccgtatctctcttttaatttgtggaacggactcgacccaagtgtgtgaccccttaggtccaccattgggctagatgtagggccaattctattgggctatatgaaggcccaactccttagaataattaaactcttttaattaaacttatgggcttcataattaactcatctcatgggcttcttaattaaactctctaattaatagttttaaaattaatcaaattaattcaaaaaccctacatatcatggttaacgtctagcaacatgccataaATACCTAGCTAACGAtggaaaaacacggaccttttcaattgcaattaccgtacagtaaaatcctttcatcaatctatgtc from Diospyros lotus cultivar Yz01 chromosome 4, ASM1463336v1, whole genome shotgun sequence includes the following:
- the LOC127799752 gene encoding uncharacterized protein LOC127799752: MTKFVNTAETRFQGMETKFQNQEASIRNLEVQVGKIAKMLSSRPQGSLPSNTETNPREEANAIMLRSGQELQDPPIAIEPMRKQEGMIQGEVLPPRESYETKLKEAETTQRRPNQMKAKCEYEWSPKIKFSNPNVKPYVPPLPFPRRLKQHQNQQFAKFFEMLKKLHINIPFVDAITQVPSYAKFLKEILANKRKLAEFETIKLSEECSAIVQNKLPQKLKDPWSFTIPCIIGDICFDKVLCDLGASINLMPLTIFRKVGLGEPKLTTITLQLADRSIKHPKGIVEDVLVKIDKFIFLVGFIVLDMIECCEDTNLVLNREKCHFMVQEGIVLGHKVSHEGIQMDRAKVEVIEKLPPPSSVKAVRSFAFHTLKEKLITTLVMVAPDWTLPFELMCDASDSVVGPVLGQ